The Streptomyces sp. NBC_00483 genome contains the following window.
GAAGCCGCCGTTCCCTGCCGAACAGAGCTTGCCGTCGGCGGGGCCGGCCGCCGGGAAGCCCTTCGGGCCCTCGACGCTCTGCGGCTCCCACTGGATGCTGCCGCAGCCGCTGACGCCGCCGTTGGCGCACAGCTTCTGCCTGCTGACGGGCAGGTCGGTGTAGCCGTGACCGCTGGCGCCGCCCGCGGAGAGCGCGAACGCCCCCGCGGTCGTCAGGCCGAGCAGGGCCGCGTACGCCTTCGTACGCTTCGAGGTTTTTCGCATGCTGCCGCTCCTGGGGGGTGTTGGGAGTGCCGGAAGCCGTGCGCACAGCGATAGTTCAGGTCTAGACCAACGCAACGCACAATGTAGAACCGGGAGTTGAGCATGTCCAGACCAATCGCAATTCCCGGCACGGCCCCTTCCGGTCACCCCTCGGACAGGCCCCAGGGCGTCACTCTCCTCGACCTGTGTAGAACGCGACCGTCAGGTCCTTCACGAGCAACTTGCGCTCGTAGTCGTCGAGATCGACGAGACCCCGCGCGGTCAGCCGCGTCACGGTGTCCTCCACCGAGTCCACGACCGTGGTGAGGACGGTGTCCCGGCGCCGCGCGTCGAGTGCCGCGATCCGGCGGCGCCGCATCGCGGCGGCCACCTCCGGCTCGTACTCGATCCGCGTGGGCTGCGCCGAGAACACCTCGATGCCGACCGGTTCCGCGTCCTCGGCGAGGCGCCGGGTGAGCAGATCTCCCAGGGCCTCCGCGTTGCGCAGCACGGGCGCGTCCCGGTCGCCGACCACGGCGGGCAGCCGGGACAGCACCCGCGCGAGGCCCGCCTCCACGCACTCGCGCAGATACGTCTCGTGGTCCTCGGTCCCGAGCGTCGCCCGCGCCGTGTCCTTGATCCGCCAGGCGACGAGCACGACGACGCGCAGCGCCTCGCCATTGGTGTCGACCGCCGGCATCGGCTCGCTGCGCCAGTGCCGCAGCCGCAGGTCGACCCGGCGGCGCACGAGCAGCGGGTTCAGCCACAGCAGCCCCGCCCTGCGCACGCTCCCCCGGTACCGGCCGAAGCGCGTGAGCACCCAGGCCCCGCCGGTCCGCCCGCGCGCGAGCCCGCCGACGCCGAACAGGGCGAGCGCGCCGGACCCGGCGAGCGCCGCCCACTGCGCGGGCCCGAACCCGGCGCCCGCGTATCCGTCGAGGTGGGCGAGGTCGGTCATGATCCGGGGCAGCACCCCCGCCCAGCCGAGCGCGGCCGCGGCCCCGGCCGCGCCCACCGCCCCGCCGAACACCCCGAAGGCGCCGGGCAGCGCCCGCCCGGCCCGCTCCTCCAGGTCGGGGTCGACGGAGGGTGCGGGCCGGCTCGGGGTGCGGGCCGGGGCGGGACGGAGTGTCCGGCCAGGGGCCGTCGCGCTCGCGCGCTCGACCTGGGCCTTGGTGACCACCGCGGGCCGCAGCGGCACGGCCACCGGGTCCGGGTCGTCGCGGAAGAGGAGGTGGACCGGGATCTCGGTGGTGGACTCGTTGCGGATGAGCCGCGCGGCGCGCGCCCCTCCGTCGGTTTCGCTCATGGAACCCTCCGCGTTGCGCGTCATGAGAACAGCCGACGCCAGGTCTCGGGGCCCGGGTAGCCGTCGGCCGCCTTGCCCCGCCAGCCCTGGGCCCGCTGGAAGGCCTCGACATTGCGCCGGTCCGCCTCGCTCCAGCGCGGCCCGGGGCCCTGGCGGTAGAACTTGCCGAATCCTTTCTTCACGAGCTGCTTGCCGAGCCGCGTGACGTCGGAGTTCTCCGCGCCGGGGCGGAACTTCGCCTTGCCGGGGAAACCGGAGGAGGACGGGGCCCGCTCGGCGCCGCCGCTGCCGGCGGACGGGATGCTCCGCCCTTGCCCGGTCGTCAGATACGCCCAGGTCGTGGGGCCCGGGATGCCGTCGGCCGCCGCGCCGCGCCAGCCCTGCGCGCGCTGGAACGCGCGCGTGGCCTTGCGGTCGGCCTCGCTCCACCGCGGCCCTGGCCCGACCTTGTAGAACCGCTTGCCGCCCCGCTCGACGAGCATCTTGCCGAGCCGTGTCACGTGCGCGTTGTTCTTGCCGGGGCCGAAGTACTTGGCGCCGGGGAACTTCGTCGACGACGCGCTCGATCCTGAACTGCCGTCCGTGACGGCCCGGTACCGGAACGCGACGTAGCTGCTCGAGTGGCTCCAGTACGCGTACGGGGTGGACTGCACCCGCGTGCCGGGCTTGGTCTGCTCGTATGCGATGTACCGGGTGTGGGACGCGTCCGTCCAGCCGCCGAAGATCGTGACGTGCGAGCCCTTTTCCGGGTCGGCCGGGTTGTGGAAGAGCAGCATGTCTCCGGGCTGCAGCTGCGACTTGGTGATCCGGGTGCCGTACTGGGCGAGGCTCCCGGTCCACTCGTTGCCGGGCAGGCCCCACGCCATGGAGACGAAGCCGGAGCAGTCCTGGCGGTAGCCGTCCTTCCAGTACTTGTTCATGTTGTACGGGACCTTGGCCTCGACCCACTTCCTGGCGCGGTCGAGGATCGCGGCCCGGGAGGTCTTGCGCAGGGTCGTGGACTGGACCATCGAAACGGAGCCGGCGGCCGGGGCGGGCGCTCCGTGCAGCGGCCCGGTCCCACCCTGCGGCGCCGTGTCGACCCCGTCGCCGGGGGGCGGGGTCAGTGGTCTGGCCTCGTGGTGTTCGGCCGCGGCCGCCGGAGTGGTCTGGAGGCCGCCGATGACGGTGCCCGCGGCGGCGGCGAGGACGAGGGCGTGGCGGGCGCCCACCTTGGTGCGCACCGGGTGCGGCACCGCGCGCCGCCACTCGGCGCAGCCCGCGCAGTCGCAGTCCTCGGCCGGGTCGACGTCCTCGAAGACCGGGGCGCCCATCGGCTCCGCCGTGTCCCCGTGCTCCATCCGCTCCATGCGATTCCCCTCACACTCCGGTGCCGGACTTTGGAATAAAGAGCCTCGATTCCGCACGCAGGAAGCGTCTCAACTCTCATGACAAATCGCATGTTGACGGTCCAAATGATTGAAACCACCAGATTTCACCCACTCCCCCGGCGTGTCGAGTGGTCAGAAGCACCCAAGGGGGTCGGGTAAAGTTATGCAGGTCGACCGGCGCCATTAGCTCAGTTGGTTAGAGCAGCGGACTCTTAATCCGCGTGTCCGGGGTTCGAGTCCCTGATGGCGCACAAACCGAAGGCCCTCCGCGATTGCGGGGGGCCTTCGTCGTTGGCCCCCGCCCACCCGCAATCGCCAGGCGCGGCTGGGGGTCCGAGGCGTAAACGGCACGTTTCACGGCGTATCGGCCTTGCGATCATGAACCGGGTGACAGCACTCTGTCATGGAGCCATTGGCTCCCAAGAGGCTTACGGTACAAGGCACTTGAAATGGGCACCGTGTCACACCGGGCCCGAGCCGGTTGCCGAGCGCGCGGGGAGGGGGCCCCGCTCATGAACCGATGTCGAGGGGGGCATCATGCAACCGGAAGGCCGTCGTTCCAGTCTTAGATAGGGGTGGGACGGTGGCCCGCCAGTGATACGTCCGGGGGCACGGTCAGGGGGCCCGTTCCCGGGCGCAGGACCGACGAACACGCGGTGACGCGTGCGGGGGGATGACTCATGACGTCGACGCCGACGGGCGCCCGGCCGGAATTCGACCCGTCCGAGACGACCCAGCTGCGAGTGCCACCGCACCGCACTGGCGGTTTCCGGCGCATCAGAAAATCGTTGCCGCGCTACGACTACGAGCACTACAGCCGGCTCGCCGGGCCACTGACCCAGCCCGATCCGAACCAGCCGTACAAGGTGCGCTACCGCTCACTGCTCTCACAGGAACCGCACAGGATCCGGGCCGCGCTGATGCTGGGCGCGGCCCCGCTGCTCTCCCTGGTCCTGCTGTTCTGGCTGATGCAGCCCACGCACTGGACCGAACGGGACTACCCCGCCTACGACTTCCTGCCCGCACTCGACATCGTGATGCTGGTGTCCATCGGGCTCATCGAGTTCTTCCGCTGCATGAACGTGCTGTCGAACGCACACGCGACACTGGTCGCCCGCGACCCGATCCCGGTCGTGCCGGAGACCGGCACGCGCGTCGCGTTCCTCACCTCGTTCGTGCCCGGCAAGGAGCCGCTCGAGATGGTGACGAAGACCCTGGAGGCGGCAGTGAAGCTGCGCCACCGGGGCCTGCTGCACGTCTGGCTGCTCGACGAGGGCGACGACCCGGAGGTCAAGGAGGTCTGCGAGCGGCTCGGCGTGCACCACTTCTCCCGCAAGGGCGTCGCGAAGTGGAACCAGCCGAAGGGCCCGCACCGCGCCAAGACCAAGCACGGCAACTACAACGCCTGGCTGGACGCGCACGGCTCGGACTACGACTTCTTCGCCTCCGTCGACACCGACCACGTGCCGATGCCCAACTACCTGGAGCGGATGCTCGGCTTCTTCCGCGACCCCGACGTGGGCTTCGTGATCGGCCCTCAGGTCTACGGCAACTACGACAACTTCATCACCAAGGCCGCCGAGTCGCAGCAGTTCCTCTTCCACGCGCTGATCCAGCGTGCGGGCAACCGCTACGGCTCGCCCATGTTCGTCGGCACGTCCAACGCCGTACGCATCAGCGCGCTCAAGCAGATCGGCGGCCTGTACGACTCCATCACGGAGGACATGGCGACCGGCTTCGAGATCCACCGGCACCGCAACCCCTCCACCGGCAAGAAGTGGCGCTCCGTGTACACGCCGGACGTGCTCGCGGTCGGCGAGGGCCCCAGCGCCTGGACGGACTTCTTCACCCAGCAGATGCGCTGGTCGCGCGGTACCTACGAGACGATCCTCAAGCAGTACTGGAAGGGCTTCTTCACGCTCCCGCCGAGCAAGCTCTTCAACTACACGATGATGATCATCTTCTACCCGATGGCGGCCATGAACTGGATCCTGGCGGCGCTGAGTTGTGCGCTGTTCCTGGGTCTCGGCGCCTCGGGTGTGAACATCGACCCGACGATCTGGCTGATGCTGTACGGCAACGCGTCGGCGCTGCAGATCGGCCTGTACATCTGGAACCGCCGGCACAACGTCTCGCCGCACGAGCCGGAGGGCTCCGGCGGTGTGGCCGGCATGGTGATGTCCGCGCTGTCGGCGCCGCTGTACGCGAAGGCGCTCTTCGACGCCGTGCTGCGCCGCAAGAGCAAGTTCGTGGTGACCCCCAAGGGCGATTCGGCAAGCCCCGACCGCTGGTTCGGGACCTTCCGCTACCACTGGTACTTCATCCTCATCTTCGGCGGCTCGATCGGCGCGGGCTTCTACTTCGGCCACTCCCACCCGGCGATGATCACGTGGGCCTGCTTCGCCCTGCTGATCACCGCGGCCCCGATGTTCGCGTGGCGCTACATGCTCCGCCAGGACAAGAAGAAGCCGAAGCCTCCCGCGCAGGCCCCGCAGCCGGAGCGTCCCGAGCAGCCGGCTCCCGCGCCGCGGGCGCACACCGCGCCCCAGCACAAGCCGAGTTGGGCCGCGCAGCCGAGCGGCAGGAGCGACGTGGTCAACTGGGGCAAGGACCAGACCGCGCAGATTTCCCTGGGGGGACATAACAAGTGAAAGACGGTGCGAGCCGCCGCCGTGCCCGGCGCATAGTCATCGGCACGGTGGTGGTCCTGGCGCTGGCCGGGATGAACGGACCCTGGCTGTACCGCTTCGGATCGGCCAAGTATCACGAGTACAAGATCAACAAACCGGAGTACAAGGCCGAGAACGGGCACTGGGACGTCATCGATTTCCCCCAGAACATGCGCCTGAACACGATTCACGCGGCGCTGTTGCGCACCGGGAAGATCCTGCTCGTCGCCGGGTCGGGGAACAACCAGAAGAACTTCGACGCGAAGAAGTTCGACACCCGGCTCTACGACCCGGTGAAGAAGTCCATCAAGAAGATTCCCACGCCGACGGACCTGTTCTGCACGGGACATACGCAGCTGGCGAACGGGAATCTGCTGATCGCGGGCGGCACCAAGCGCTACGAGAAGCTGAAGGGTGACGTCACCAAGGCCGGCGGCCTGATGATCGTGCACAACGAGGACCCGGACGCGCCCAAGACCATCAAGGCGGGCACGGTCTTCACCGGCAAGGAGAACGGCAAGTCGTTCGTCGCCAAGGACAACATCACGGTCGAGCGCGCCAAGAAGGTCTTCGACAAGGCGACCGGCCGGTTCCTGCGCAATGAGCCGGGCCTCGGCCGGGTGTACGTGGAGGCGCAGCGCAGCGGCGCCAGGTACGAGACCGGCACCCAGGACAACTACCGGGTGCAGGGGCTGACCGGCCAGGAAGCGCGCAATGTGTACGGCATCGCGCAGAAGCTCGCCCTGGACAAGAAGGACTTCCAGGGGATCAGGGACAGTTACGAGTTCGACCCGGTCGCCGAGAAGTACATCAAGGTCGACCCGATGAACGAGGCGCGCTGGTATCCGACGCTGACCACGCTCTCCGACGGCAAGGTCCTCTCCGTGTCCGGGCTCGACGAGATCGGGCAGCTGGTACCGGGCAAGAACGAGGTGTACGACCCGAAGACGAAGAAGTGGACGTACCTGAAGGACGTCCGCCAGTTCCCGACCTATCCGGCGCTGTTCCAGATGGAGAACGGGAAGATCTTCTACTCGGGCGCGAATGCCGGTTACGGCCCCGACAACGTCGGCCGCAAGCCCGGCGTTTGGGACCTGACGACCAATAAGTTCCAGAAGATTCCCGGGCTTTCGGACCCCGACCGTCTGGAGACGGCCAATACCGTCGAACTGCCGCCCGCGCAGGACCAGAAGTACATGGTGATCGGCGGCGGTGGCGTCGGCGAGTCCAAACTGTCCAGCAAAAAGACCCGGCTCGTCGATCTGAAGGACCCGAGCCCGAAGTTCGTGGACGGTCCGACGCTGGAGAAGGGCACGCGTTATCCGCAGGCCTCGATCCTGCCCGACGACTCGGTCCTCGTCTCGGGCGGCTCGGAGGACTACCGCGGGCGCGGCGACACCAACATCCTCCAGGCCCGGCTGTACGACACGAAGAAGAACACGTTCAAGCAGGTCGCCGACCCGCACGTGGGCCGCAACTACCACTCGGGCTCGCTGCTCCTGCCCGACGGGCGCGTGCTGTTCTTCGGCTCGGACTCGCTCTACGCCGACAAGGCCAACACCAAGCCCGGCACGTTCGAGCAGCGCATCGAGATGTACACGCCGCCGTATCTGTACCGGGACTCGCGGCCGACCCTGGAGGGCGGCGAGAAGACGATCCGGCGCGGCGGTTCGGCGACGTACAAGACAGAGCACGCCTCGTCCATCAAGACGGCCCGGCTGATCCGGCCCAGCGCCTCGACGCATGTGACGGACGTGGACCAGACGTCCATCGCGCTCGATCTGAAGAAGTCGGCCGACTCGGTTTCGGTGACGGTGCCGAAGAGTCGGTCGCTGGTGGAGTCGGGCTGGTACATGCTGTTCGTCACGGATGACGAGGGGACGCCGAGCAAGGCGCAGTGGGTTCACGTGCCCTAGCCGGTTGGCGTGGGGCGGAGGTCCGAGGTCGTCGTCGCACACGACTCGGGGCTCCGCCCCGGACCCCGCTGCTCAATCGCCGCAGGGGCTACCCATCCGCCAGCTTCTCGGCGTATTCACCCCACCATTCGCCCGCCTTCGGGCCGCCCTTGCAGGTGCCGTCGGATTCGCCCGGGCGTTTGACCCACAGGTAGGCCTTCACCTGGGGGTCGCCGGTCTTGGTGGTCGGTTCCTCACCGAGGGCGCGGCCCGGCGGGTTGCACCAGCGCTCGTCCGCGGCGCCGCCCGTGTACGGCCCGTTGCCGTTGCGGCTGGTGTCGACCACGAACGGCTTGTTCCCGACCTTCGCCGAGAGCTCCTTGCCGTACTTGACCGACTCCGCGGTGGTGTAGAAGTTCGACACGTTGACCGAGAAGCCGTCGGCCTGGTCGATGCCCGACCACTTCAGCGGCTCGTAGATCTGGTCGGGCTTGCCCCAGCCCGCGTTGCCCGCGTCGAGGTAGACCTTCGTGTCCTTCAGGGACTTGAACTTCGCGATGGCGCCCTTGAGCAGGTCGTAGCGCTCCTCGTGGAACTGCTCCGGCGTGCAGTTGTCCACCATGTGCTGCACCGCGTCGGGCTCCAGGATCACCGTCGCGGGGCGGTCCTCGATGCCCGCGGCGACCTGGTCGATGAACTCCCGGTACGCGTTGCCGTCCGCCGCGCCGCCGCCCGAGTACTGGCCGCAGTCGCGGTGCGGGATGTTGTAGACGACCAGCAGCGCGTCCCGGTTCGCCTTCTGGGCGGCCTCGGTGTAACCGCGCGCCTGCTCCGTCGCGTTCTCCGGCAACAGCCATTCCCCGCTGGGCTGTTCGGCGATCTTGCGGACCTTCGCGGCCGCGTCGTCCTTGCCGTCCTTCGCGAGAGTCGCGACGGCCTTCGCCGCCTTGCTGTCGGGGTTGACCCAGAACGGGTCGGCGCCCTTGGGCTGCTGCTTCACAGGCCCCGTCGACTCGTCCCCCTCGTTGTTGTCCCCGCCGCCGGATGAACAGGCCGACACGAGCAGCACCGCCCCCACGGCGACCGCTCCAGCCCTCAGTTTCCGGTACATCCACTCCCCCTTGGGTGCACTGTCTGGCTCTCAATCCTGGCATACGCCCCTGTCGTGCCACGAGCGCGTACGCCGCTTGTCAAGGACCTGTTACAGCGTGCGCGGCCCGGGTAGGCGCGACCAGGAACACTCCGATACGCGGGGTGAAAGGGGGCGTGACTTGTCCAGTGAGACGAGTGAACTGCGCCTGGCAGTTGCCCTTCTGGAGTACGCGGAGATCTTCCGTGACGCCTTTGACCCGCCGCGCTATCTGCGCCGCCTGACCGACCACTGCGTGGATCTGCTCGGCGCCCTGGGCGCGGGTGTGCTCCTCGCCCGACCGTACTGCCCCACCCCGGCAAGCCACCGGCGTGAACGGCGTGACGTCGTGCGGGAGTTGGTGGCCCCGGACAGCCCTGTGAGCCCGGCGCACGACACCCTGCGCACCGGCCGGGCGGTGGCCCCCGTGAACCTGGGCTCCGTGAAGAGCGCGGCGCGCTGGCCCGCGTTCACGGCGATCGCCCGCCGTCGCGGCATCGCCTGCGCCTACGCGGTTCCGCTGCGCGGGGCCGCAGACCTGAAGGGGGCGCTCGCCGTCTTCCAGACGGAAGAGTCGGCGAGCCAGGGCGAGTTCGCGATCGCCCAGGTGCTCGCCGACGCGGCCACCACCGGGCTGCACAACCACCGCGTGCACGCCCGCGACCAGGATCTGACCGAGCAGTTGGGCGTGGCGCTCGGCAGCCGGGTGCGGATCGAGCAGGCGAAGGGCATGCTCGCCGA
Protein-coding sequences here:
- a CDS encoding peptidoglycan-binding protein; amino-acid sequence: MGAPVFEDVDPAEDCDCAGCAEWRRAVPHPVRTKVGARHALVLAAAAGTVIGGLQTTPAAAAEHHEARPLTPPPGDGVDTAPQGGTGPLHGAPAPAAGSVSMVQSTTLRKTSRAAILDRARKWVEAKVPYNMNKYWKDGYRQDCSGFVSMAWGLPGNEWTGSLAQYGTRITKSQLQPGDMLLFHNPADPEKGSHVTIFGGWTDASHTRYIAYEQTKPGTRVQSTPYAYWSHSSSYVAFRYRAVTDGSSGSSASSTKFPGAKYFGPGKNNAHVTRLGKMLVERGGKRFYKVGPGPRWSEADRKATRAFQRAQGWRGAAADGIPGPTTWAYLTTGQGRSIPSAGSGGAERAPSSSGFPGKAKFRPGAENSDVTRLGKQLVKKGFGKFYRQGPGPRWSEADRRNVEAFQRAQGWRGKAADGYPGPETWRRLFS
- a CDS encoding glycoside hydrolase family 6 protein codes for the protein MYRKLRAGAVAVGAVLLVSACSSGGGDNNEGDESTGPVKQQPKGADPFWVNPDSKAAKAVATLAKDGKDDAAAKVRKIAEQPSGEWLLPENATEQARGYTEAAQKANRDALLVVYNIPHRDCGQYSGGGAADGNAYREFIDQVAAGIEDRPATVILEPDAVQHMVDNCTPEQFHEERYDLLKGAIAKFKSLKDTKVYLDAGNAGWGKPDQIYEPLKWSGIDQADGFSVNVSNFYTTAESVKYGKELSAKVGNKPFVVDTSRNGNGPYTGGAADERWCNPPGRALGEEPTTKTGDPQVKAYLWVKRPGESDGTCKGGPKAGEWWGEYAEKLADG
- a CDS encoding GAF and ANTAR domain-containing protein, with protein sequence MSSETSELRLAVALLEYAEIFRDAFDPPRYLRRLTDHCVDLLGALGAGVLLARPYCPTPASHRRERRDVVRELVAPDSPVSPAHDTLRTGRAVAPVNLGSVKSAARWPAFTAIARRRGIACAYAVPLRGAADLKGALAVFQTEESASQGEFAIAQVLADAATTGLHNHRVHARDQDLTEQLGVALGSRVRIEQAKGMLAERWETAPDAAFTALRRYARSNRLPLDQVACSVISRTLPDDRVRPDSS
- a CDS encoding SPFH domain-containing protein, giving the protein MSETDGGARAARLIRNESTTEIPVHLLFRDDPDPVAVPLRPAVVTKAQVERASATAPGRTLRPAPARTPSRPAPSVDPDLEERAGRALPGAFGVFGGAVGAAGAAAALGWAGVLPRIMTDLAHLDGYAGAGFGPAQWAALAGSGALALFGVGGLARGRTGGAWVLTRFGRYRGSVRRAGLLWLNPLLVRRRVDLRLRHWRSEPMPAVDTNGEALRVVVLVAWRIKDTARATLGTEDHETYLRECVEAGLARVLSRLPAVVGDRDAPVLRNAEALGDLLTRRLAEDAEPVGIEVFSAQPTRIEYEPEVAAAMRRRRIAALDARRRDTVLTTVVDSVEDTVTRLTARGLVDLDDYERKLLVKDLTVAFYTGRGE
- a CDS encoding kelch motif-containing protein yields the protein MKDGASRRRARRIVIGTVVVLALAGMNGPWLYRFGSAKYHEYKINKPEYKAENGHWDVIDFPQNMRLNTIHAALLRTGKILLVAGSGNNQKNFDAKKFDTRLYDPVKKSIKKIPTPTDLFCTGHTQLANGNLLIAGGTKRYEKLKGDVTKAGGLMIVHNEDPDAPKTIKAGTVFTGKENGKSFVAKDNITVERAKKVFDKATGRFLRNEPGLGRVYVEAQRSGARYETGTQDNYRVQGLTGQEARNVYGIAQKLALDKKDFQGIRDSYEFDPVAEKYIKVDPMNEARWYPTLTTLSDGKVLSVSGLDEIGQLVPGKNEVYDPKTKKWTYLKDVRQFPTYPALFQMENGKIFYSGANAGYGPDNVGRKPGVWDLTTNKFQKIPGLSDPDRLETANTVELPPAQDQKYMVIGGGGVGESKLSSKKTRLVDLKDPSPKFVDGPTLEKGTRYPQASILPDDSVLVSGGSEDYRGRGDTNILQARLYDTKKNTFKQVADPHVGRNYHSGSLLLPDGRVLFFGSDSLYADKANTKPGTFEQRIEMYTPPYLYRDSRPTLEGGEKTIRRGGSATYKTEHASSIKTARLIRPSASTHVTDVDQTSIALDLKKSADSVSVTVPKSRSLVESGWYMLFVTDDEGTPSKAQWVHVP
- a CDS encoding glycosyltransferase family 2 protein, with product MTSTPTGARPEFDPSETTQLRVPPHRTGGFRRIRKSLPRYDYEHYSRLAGPLTQPDPNQPYKVRYRSLLSQEPHRIRAALMLGAAPLLSLVLLFWLMQPTHWTERDYPAYDFLPALDIVMLVSIGLIEFFRCMNVLSNAHATLVARDPIPVVPETGTRVAFLTSFVPGKEPLEMVTKTLEAAVKLRHRGLLHVWLLDEGDDPEVKEVCERLGVHHFSRKGVAKWNQPKGPHRAKTKHGNYNAWLDAHGSDYDFFASVDTDHVPMPNYLERMLGFFRDPDVGFVIGPQVYGNYDNFITKAAESQQFLFHALIQRAGNRYGSPMFVGTSNAVRISALKQIGGLYDSITEDMATGFEIHRHRNPSTGKKWRSVYTPDVLAVGEGPSAWTDFFTQQMRWSRGTYETILKQYWKGFFTLPPSKLFNYTMMIIFYPMAAMNWILAALSCALFLGLGASGVNIDPTIWLMLYGNASALQIGLYIWNRRHNVSPHEPEGSGGVAGMVMSALSAPLYAKALFDAVLRRKSKFVVTPKGDSASPDRWFGTFRYHWYFILIFGGSIGAGFYFGHSHPAMITWACFALLITAAPMFAWRYMLRQDKKKPKPPAQAPQPERPEQPAPAPRAHTAPQHKPSWAAQPSGRSDVVNWGKDQTAQISLGGHNK